The following coding sequences are from one Geothrix sp. window:
- a CDS encoding helix-turn-helix domain-containing protein → MSDKKWFKIGEAAQMVGVGPKDLRYWEDVIPDIKPRRSKGNLRYYHVDELPRLKRIKAWLGEGLTVADCAELLAHGHLVQRLDLGLEADELPAAPVQKPKAAFPRLLRTSTDLQPVIKSVRALFERLSAPPKP, encoded by the coding sequence GTGAGCGACAAGAAGTGGTTCAAGATTGGCGAGGCCGCCCAGATGGTGGGCGTCGGCCCCAAGGACCTGCGCTACTGGGAAGACGTCATCCCCGACATCAAGCCGCGGCGCAGCAAGGGCAACCTCCGCTACTACCACGTGGACGAGCTGCCCCGCCTCAAGCGCATCAAGGCCTGGCTGGGTGAAGGCCTCACCGTGGCCGATTGCGCCGAGCTGCTGGCCCACGGCCACCTCGTCCAGCGCCTCGACCTGGGCCTGGAAGCCGACGAGCTCCCCGCGGCCCCCGTGCAGAAGCCCAAGGCCGCCTTCCCGCGGCTCCTCCGCACCAGCACCGACCTCCAGCCCGTCATCAAGTCCGTGCGGGCCCTGTTCGAAAGGCTCTCCGCGCCACCCAAACCTTGA
- a CDS encoding sigma-54-dependent transcriptional regulator yields the protein MRAPTTILLVDDEPGIRRSLGEALKDEGYHVVKAERGEQAIDLLHNPDGESLQLMLLDVWLPGQDGLETLKQAKQVRPDLPVVMISGHASIDTAMQATKLGAFDFLEKPIDLDRLLLVVGNALRQSKLEQENQRLLAEVEGGRFFLADSPAMKRLMADVALVAPTEGRVLLTGENGSGKEEVARLIHLQSPRKDAPFVEVNCAAIPEELIESELFGHQKGAFTGAVRDQKGKFREADGGTLFLDEVGDMSLKTQAKVLRALQEGRVEPVGGGGAVGVDVRVIAATNKDLAGEITRGRFREDLYFRLAVVPLRIPALRERPEDILPLAEAFISRIGRQYGRPPRHLGPEAKDTLLRHDWPGNVRELKNLMERAVILGRGSEIGPRDLGPLAARHLAEQDPFSFPEFASLKEAKDWFETQYLQRELRLQNGNMTRVAERVGMDRSNLYKRLKALGIEPREN from the coding sequence ATGCGCGCCCCCACAACCATCCTCCTGGTGGATGACGAGCCGGGAATCCGGCGGTCCCTGGGCGAAGCCCTGAAGGACGAGGGCTACCACGTGGTGAAGGCCGAGCGGGGCGAGCAGGCCATCGACCTGCTCCACAACCCCGATGGCGAGAGCCTCCAGCTCATGCTGCTGGACGTCTGGCTGCCGGGCCAGGATGGCCTGGAGACCCTGAAGCAGGCCAAACAGGTCCGGCCCGACCTGCCGGTGGTCATGATCTCGGGCCACGCCAGCATCGACACGGCCATGCAGGCCACCAAGCTAGGCGCCTTCGACTTCCTGGAGAAGCCCATCGACCTGGACCGCCTGCTCCTGGTGGTGGGCAATGCCCTGCGCCAGTCCAAGCTGGAGCAGGAAAACCAGCGTCTCCTGGCCGAGGTGGAAGGCGGCCGCTTCTTCCTGGCGGACAGCCCCGCCATGAAGCGCCTCATGGCCGATGTGGCCCTGGTGGCCCCCACCGAGGGCCGGGTGCTGCTCACGGGCGAGAACGGCAGCGGCAAGGAGGAGGTGGCCCGCCTCATCCACCTGCAGAGCCCCCGCAAGGACGCCCCCTTCGTCGAGGTGAACTGCGCGGCCATCCCCGAGGAGCTCATCGAGAGCGAGCTCTTCGGCCACCAGAAGGGCGCCTTCACGGGCGCCGTGCGCGACCAGAAGGGCAAGTTCCGCGAGGCGGACGGCGGCACGCTGTTCCTCGATGAGGTCGGCGACATGTCGCTGAAGACCCAGGCCAAGGTGCTGCGCGCCCTCCAGGAGGGCCGCGTCGAGCCCGTGGGCGGGGGCGGCGCCGTGGGCGTGGACGTGCGCGTCATCGCCGCCACCAACAAGGACCTGGCCGGGGAGATCACCCGGGGCCGCTTCCGGGAGGACCTCTACTTCCGCCTGGCCGTGGTGCCCCTGCGCATCCCCGCCCTGCGGGAGCGCCCCGAGGACATCCTGCCCCTGGCCGAGGCCTTCATCAGCCGCATCGGCCGCCAGTACGGCCGCCCGCCCCGGCACCTGGGCCCCGAGGCCAAGGACACGCTGCTGCGCCACGACTGGCCCGGCAACGTGCGCGAGCTGAAGAACCTCATGGAGCGCGCCGTCATCCTGGGCCGCGGCAGCGAGATCGGCCCCCGCGACCTGGGCCCCCTGGCCGCCCGCCACCTCGCCGAGCAGGATCCCTTCTCCTTCCCCGAGTTCGCCAGCCTGAAAGAGGCCAAGGACTGGTTCGAGACCCAGTACCTCCAGCGCGAGCTGCGCCTCCAGAACGGCAACATGACCCGCGTCGCCGAGCGCGTGGGCATGGACCGCTCCAACCTCTACAAGCGCCTCAAGGCCCTGGGCATCGAGCCCAGGGAGAACTAG
- a CDS encoding molecular chaperone TorD family protein, with amino-acid sequence MTLALLADLAQILAEAFLEPDADLKEVLEDLLNGGPSPALAEPLARMATHTLVLQEQSVEYTRLFLQARDTDVVHLFESVQARGHQMAPEVLGPLQGIYDEADISVQEDLAVPPDHLGLELACLSHLLAQVIEGDLAERQRFVELARRLLRDHLSPLVKVVAGQLPQVSAHAYYQAAADLASALLPATEKALAEI; translated from the coding sequence ATGACGCTCGCGCTGCTGGCTGACCTCGCCCAGATCCTTGCAGAGGCCTTCCTGGAGCCCGATGCAGACCTGAAGGAAGTCCTGGAAGACCTGCTGAACGGCGGCCCCAGCCCCGCCCTGGCCGAGCCCCTGGCCCGGATGGCGACACACACACTCGTCCTCCAGGAGCAGTCCGTGGAGTACACCCGCCTCTTCCTCCAGGCCAGGGACACAGACGTCGTCCACCTCTTCGAGTCCGTGCAGGCCCGGGGCCACCAGATGGCGCCGGAGGTGCTCGGGCCCCTCCAGGGCATCTATGACGAGGCCGACATCAGCGTCCAGGAGGACCTGGCCGTACCGCCCGATCACCTGGGACTGGAACTGGCCTGTCTCAGCCACCTGCTGGCCCAGGTCATCGAGGGCGACCTGGCCGAGCGGCAGCGCTTCGTGGAGCTGGCCCGGCGCCTGCTCCGGGACCACCTCTCGCCCCTCGTGAAGGTCGTGGCCGGGCAGCTCCCGCAGGTGTCCGCCCACGCCTACTACCAGGCGGCCGCCGACCTGGCCTCCGCCCTGTTGCCCGCAACGGAGAAGGCGCTCGCAGAAATCTAG
- the nrfD gene encoding NrfD/PsrC family molybdoenzyme membrane anchor subunit, with amino-acid sequence MHEFNWGLLIVVYLFLGGLSAGLFFAAGLANYLEVDGQPAHPRIARMGALLAPWPVALGSGLLILDLGHWYRFYKLFTHFRWESPMSIGSYLLTLFTLIAFAYAYAWLPEDWRQQLFAKVPAAWTQVHRLNVDISAHRKTIAMVGFPFSIGVGIYTGVLLGAVSARPFWNTNLVAQMFLFSALSSGTAALLLALVLDKRNPVEQRDLKFLVWLDVIFISLELFIILPYLIHGQLSVLAVKQALWLILGGPYTFVFWVCFLGFGLLVPLGIEVYELAPSLLKGRPFHGNRNLALTAAGLVLFGGFLLRYIFVYAGQLSSFHKMGMLR; translated from the coding sequence ATGCACGAATTCAACTGGGGTCTCCTCATCGTGGTGTACCTGTTCCTTGGCGGCCTGTCCGCGGGCCTCTTCTTCGCCGCGGGCCTCGCCAACTACCTGGAAGTGGACGGCCAGCCGGCCCACCCCCGCATCGCCCGCATGGGCGCCCTCCTGGCGCCCTGGCCCGTGGCCCTGGGCTCGGGCCTGCTCATCCTCGACCTGGGCCACTGGTACCGCTTCTACAAGCTGTTCACCCACTTCCGGTGGGAGAGCCCCATGTCCATCGGGTCGTACCTTCTGACCCTCTTCACCCTCATCGCCTTCGCGTACGCCTACGCTTGGCTGCCCGAGGACTGGCGGCAGCAGCTCTTCGCCAAGGTGCCCGCCGCCTGGACACAGGTCCACCGCCTAAACGTGGATATTTCGGCCCATCGCAAGACCATCGCCATGGTGGGCTTCCCCTTCTCCATCGGCGTGGGCATCTACACCGGCGTGCTGCTGGGCGCCGTCTCGGCCCGCCCCTTCTGGAACACCAACCTGGTGGCCCAGATGTTCCTGTTTTCGGCCCTCTCCAGCGGCACGGCGGCCCTGCTGCTGGCCCTGGTGCTGGACAAGCGGAACCCCGTGGAGCAGCGCGACCTGAAGTTCCTGGTCTGGCTGGACGTCATCTTCATCTCGCTGGAGCTCTTCATCATCCTGCCCTACCTGATCCACGGGCAGCTCTCCGTGCTGGCGGTTAAGCAGGCGCTCTGGCTGATCCTGGGCGGCCCCTACACCTTCGTCTTCTGGGTCTGCTTCCTGGGCTTCGGGCTGCTGGTCCCCCTGGGCATCGAGGTCTATGAGCTGGCCCCCAGCCTCCTCAAGGGGCGGCCCTTCCACGGGAACCGGAACCTCGCCCTGACGGCCGCCGGACTGGTGCTCTTCGGCGGGTTCCTCCTGCGCTACATCTTCGTCTACGCTGGTCAGCTGAGCAGCTTCCACAAGATGGGAATGCTGCGCTGA
- a CDS encoding phosphatidylserine decarboxylase, with protein sequence MSAETTLPYFDRHRKAMAEERVFEASAMAFLYGSALGRLLTELILKRRAFSRWYAWRWNRPASRRQIRPFIERYGIDAEEFESPVEAFMSFNDFFTRRLKPECRPIAPGKATLIAPADAKLLAHPCAQGRAYPVKGRAFSLAALTGHGLDTAAWEGGTLLVFRLSPADAHRFVYFDSGTHGPVHRVPGFFHSVSPISLAAGSDVFGGNEREWTVLETDHFGQVIQVEVAALTVNGIVQNHPAGTAFRRGEEKGHFAYGSTLVLVFQPGRLRLDEDILAHSATGLESGVRCGSALGSAGGTP encoded by the coding sequence ATGAGCGCGGAGACGACCCTTCCCTACTTCGACCGCCACCGGAAGGCCATGGCCGAGGAGCGGGTGTTCGAAGCGTCCGCCATGGCCTTCCTCTACGGCAGCGCGCTGGGCCGCCTCCTCACGGAGCTCATCCTCAAGCGCCGGGCCTTTTCGCGCTGGTACGCCTGGCGGTGGAACCGGCCCGCCAGCCGCCGACAGATCCGCCCCTTCATCGAGCGGTACGGGATCGATGCGGAGGAATTCGAGTCGCCGGTGGAGGCGTTCATGTCCTTCAACGACTTCTTCACCCGCCGCCTGAAGCCCGAGTGCCGCCCCATCGCCCCCGGGAAAGCCACCCTCATCGCGCCGGCGGATGCGAAGCTGCTGGCGCACCCCTGTGCCCAGGGCCGGGCCTACCCGGTCAAGGGACGCGCCTTCAGCCTCGCCGCCCTGACGGGACATGGCCTGGACACCGCCGCCTGGGAAGGCGGGACCCTCCTCGTGTTCCGGCTCAGCCCGGCGGACGCGCATCGCTTCGTGTACTTCGATTCCGGGACGCATGGCCCCGTGCACCGCGTACCCGGCTTCTTCCACTCGGTATCCCCCATCTCGCTGGCGGCCGGCTCCGATGTCTTCGGGGGCAATGAGCGGGAGTGGACGGTGCTGGAGACCGACCATTTCGGGCAGGTCATCCAGGTCGAGGTGGCGGCCCTCACGGTGAATGGCATCGTCCAGAACCATCCTGCGGGAACTGCCTTCCGGCGCGGGGAGGAGAAGGGCCACTTCGCGTACGGATCGACCCTCGTGCTCGTCTTCCAGCCGGGCCGCCTCCGGCTGGACGAGGACATCCTGGCCCACTCCGCGACGGGACTCGAATCCGGTGTCCGCTGCGGCAGCGCCCTCGGCTCAGCGGGAGGCACCCCATGA